Below is a genomic region from Helianthus annuus cultivar XRQ/B chromosome 2, HanXRQr2.0-SUNRISE, whole genome shotgun sequence.
TGGAACACTCCACCTTGCCCATACCCGACTCAGCCCACCCTACAATCCCCCGCCCCATACTCGATGCCCACTAATCAGCCCCCATCGGCCCATTACACATCAGCCCAACACCCACATATGACCCCGCCTTCCTTCGGGCCGGCCCAAAACCCAACAGCCCCATACCCACCTGGATTCGCTCCTCAGGCCCACGCTGCTACCAACCAGCCCACCGGTTTTAACCCCCTGTGCCCATCTGATCTAAATGCAGCCTTCTCCTCAATGCAGCTCAACTATGACCCGAACCAGATTATGGACACTGGAGCTACGGGGCACTCCACTGATGAACAAGGTATGATCAAAATCCCTGACTCTTTTCCTGTTTGCAGTAAAATATTGGTCGGTAATGGCGCGTTTTTGCCCGTTCAAGGGTCTGGAACAGGCTATTTAACCTTACCCAACCGTACCTACATCCTACCCAATATCCTTTACTGCCCTCAAATTATTAAAAAGCTTATCTCTGTTAGACGGTTTACTCGTGATAACAGTGTTTCCATTGAATTTGACCCCTTTGGTTTTTCTTTGAAGGACCTTCGAACTGGGCATCTTCTTTCCCGCCACAATAGCACAGGGGACCTCTATCCAGTCACACCACCAGAACTTCCCTCACAGGCCGCTTTTATCGCTTCTACATCCCTTCCATGGCATGATCGTTTGGGCCACCCCGGCGCTCAAGTCTTGGATGTCCTTAGTCGTCATTCTCAGTTTAAATTTTCTTGTAATAAAAACAAATCGTCTAGTATTTGTCATTCTTGTCAGCTTTCTAATAGCAAACGTTTACCTTTTTATGCATCAAACTCTTTTACCTTTTCACCTTTTGATATAATTCATTGTGATCTTTGGACTTCTCCTGTGTTAAGTAAGTCCGGATATAAATATTATATGGTTTTGATTGATAATTTTTCACACTTTATCTGGGTGTACCCTTTAAAATATAAATCCGAAACATTCTCTACATTTGTCAAATTTCACCGCCTAATTGCCACACAATTTAACAGAAACATTAAAACCTTTCAATGCGACCTTGGCGGTGAATTTGACAACAACGCTTTTAAAACCTTTGCCCAACAACACGGTCTGGTTTTTCGTTTTTCCTGTCCTCAGACGTCTTCCCAAAACGGCCGTGCCGAGCGTATGATTCGTCGCCTAAACGACATCATCCGCGCTCTACTTATTCACGCCCATCTCCCACCTAGTTTCTCGGTTGAAGCCCTACACACCGCTGCCTATCTCCACAACATTCTTCCCACCAAACGCCTTAACTTTTACACACCCACATATACCCTCTAtcttcgccaccctacatatgaCCACCTTAGGGTGTTCAGATGCGCCTGCTATCCGAACACGTCCGCCACCCAGCCACACAAACTTCACCAGCGGTCCATCCGGTGCATCTTCCTCGGTTACCCACCAGACTTTCGTGGGTACCGGTGCTTTGACCCCACCACCGGGAAGGTTTCTATCTCCCGGCACGTTACCTTCGATGAAACCACGTTCCCATATACCATTCCTACATCCACCTCTTCCTACGGTTTCCTCGATGACTCTCCTCCTATCGGATTTAATTTTTCTCGTCCTTTGACCCAACTCCACTCACCAACACCCCCAACCCATGTGCTACGGCCCACCTCCACCTCCCCTTTTCCCTTCACTTATTCCCGCCGCCCTCGTCCAGCCCAACAACCCCCTGTTTCTCAGCCTGCCCCTACGGCCCAGACCCATTCTCACACCCCCCCAAACTCACTACAGCCTCCGGTTCCACCGTCATCCCCTGCCCCACAGCCACCAAATCCGCCAGCTGTCCCACAACCGCCTGTCCATCCACCACCCTCTCACCGAATGGCAACCAGATCAAAAACCGGTAGCCTAAAGCCACCCTTATACAACCTTACCACCACTCACCTATCACCTGTCGCTAAAACCTATCACCAGGCCTTCACCGACCCGAACTGGCTGCGCGCCATGCAGGCTGAATATACTGCTTTACAGGAAAATGAGACATGGGATTTGGTCCCTCGACCAGCTGATAGACCTGTTATCAGATGTATGTGGCTCTTTCGCCACAAATTTAAATCAGATGGATCGCTTGAAAGGTATAAGGCGAGATTGGTTGTTAATGGGAAATCACAAACCGTGGGCATTGACTGTGCGGACACTTTTAGTCCGGTTGTAAAACCTGCCACGATTCGCACCGTGTTATCTCTTGCCGTTTCTAAATCATGGCCCATCCATCAGTTGGATGTCAAGAACGCGTTTTTACATGGCCACCTTAATGAAACGGTCTTTATGCATCAGCCGCCAGGGTTTGTTGACAAACGCTTTCCGGGTTTCGTGTGTAGATTGAAGAAATCTTTATACGGCCTTAAACAGGCCCCACGTGCTTGGTACACAAGGTTTGCAAACTATATCTTATCCCACGGGTTTAAGAGCAGTGCGTGTGACAATTCCCTTTTCATATACAGTAGCGGCCAGGAAATTGCATATCTTTTGTTATATGTCGATGATATTGTCCTCACAGCTTCCTCTGACAAGTTGCTGCACGACATCATTCAGACACTCTCACGAGAGTTTGCTATGTCTGATCTGGGTACATTGCATCATTTCTTGGGTATTCGAGTCACACGCCAAGCCAATGGCCTATTTTTGGACCAGACACAGTATGCCAAAGACATCATTGCTCGGGCTAACATGACATCTTGTAAGCCCTGTGCCACTCCAGTTGATCTCTCGTCTAAATTAAGTGCCACGGATGGTCCTCTGTTTCATGATCCAACTCTTTACCGCAGCCTTGCGGGAGCTCTTCAGTACCTCACTTTTACCCGTCCAGACCTATCTTATGCGGTACAACAGATTTGTTTATTTATGCACGAGCCTCACGATCCTCATTATGCTTTCATGAAACGCATACTTCGGTACATTCAGGGGACTTTGGACTATGGCATCCGCATGACACGATCCAATACACAATCATTGGTTGCCTACTCCGATGCTGACTGGGGCGGGTGCCCGGATTCTCGTCGATCCACGAGTGGTTATTGTGTGTTCCTGGGAAATAATTTACTGTCTTGGTCCTCTAAGCGCCAGCCCACTGTTTCGCGTTCCAGTGCAGAGGCTGAATACCGAGGTGTTGCGAATGCCGTTGCTGAAGTCACTTGGTTACGCAACTTACTTCTTGAGCTACATGTACCCCTCCTACAGGCTTCGGTCGTTTTTTGTGATAATGTCTCTGCGGTGTATCTGTCTGACAATCCTGTCCAACATCAGCGTACAAAGCATATAGAAATCGATATCCATTTTGTTCGCGAGAAGGTCCGCCTAGGACATGTCCGGGTTTCTCATGTCCCTGCTCCGTTTCAGTATGCAGATATATTTACTAAAGGACTATCTCGACAACTTTTTCAATCGTTTCGATCCAGTTTGACCATTTGCCCACGGATCGTTCAAACTGCGGGGGAGTATTAGCCGAGATTGATATGATTTCCATATTATTGTGATTATATTGTATTTATGTACAGAATATAGTTTCCATGTTTAGTGCTAGGGTTAGTTCCTATTTAAAGGGACTCTTTGTATTCAATTGATTCATTCAGAAAATAATACAATCAGCACTTTTAATGACTAACATACCCTTTGACTGTTTAATAAAAACGTTGACATTTAACAGTATTTGGTGCTAGGGGGTAAGATTGATGCAATTGCGATTTATCCGAGGGTAAGATAACAAGATTTTGTAATTAGGGGTAAAAGTAAACTAAGGGGGTAAAATTGAATTTCGGATCATATActtattctctctctctctagagtCCAGAGACGAACAATAAACCCTAATTCCAGttcatgatgatgatgaatcgtAAAAATAATAAGCTGCTAACTCTAAAGCGGCAGAAAATTAAGCGAAGAAGTTTTGAATTGGAGGAAAAGGAGACTGTGGCAGAGAAGCGGAAGAGACTTTGTGACGAATTTCGGGAGAATACGAGGGTTGCGTTGAGGCGGGAGGAGGAGGGTGATGAATTTGATGAGGATTCTCCGTTGGCACGAAGGCTTCAGGCACAGCAACTTGAAGATAGTGGCCGTCGTTGCAGATACATTGCTTCAAGGTAACAAACATTTTTGGAGTTTAAATTTTAGCTTTAATTAGCTACATGTTAGTTAATAACATGGTTGTTAAAGTCGCTAGGCTGAGAGTACAAGGGTATACTCGGAGATGCCAAATTATAATgaaattagttttcggaaattaaatacatgtcaaataacataaatttactaatatttataacaaaatacgtgaaattgTATTCATTCTTTTTTATAATAAGCATataagttagttttttttttttttttttttaagtcaaactcggcccgagtTGACTTCCTAGATTCGATTTTGGCCAATGTTGTCCGCATTTGATTGATTCCAAGTAATTAgtcggagttgaagaaagtcgcctcggcagcctaccttgtagcgactactcggggagtactcggccttggagaccttgttttacaaccatggttaaTAATACACTACTGTTTGGGATAATCTAATTTTACTAGCTGCAAACAAACTATACTTGTTTTTCCTTTGTTAATGTCCAGGGttcaaaatcctaaaacaagacaaggaggaggaggaggattTGAACTTGTAGTGAAACACAGACAGTCTGTAACCGTAGCTGTTTTATCAGAGGATGATTCTATAGTATTTTCAGCATCGAAAGACGGTTCTATTCGTCAGTCTCATCTTGATCATGATCATGGGGGGAAAACAGAAGAAACATGTTATGCTCAACAAGGGCGAGCTCATGTTTTGGCTCTTGCTGTATCTTCTGATGGAAGGTATCTCGCCAGCGCTGGCTTTGATCGAGATATTCATTTATGGGACACACGCACACGCCAGCATATTCAGGCTTTTTCGGGTCATAAAGGGCCGATTTCTTGCTTGACTTTCAGGCAAGGGACTTCAGAACTGTTTTCTGGTTCGTATGATAGGACGATCAAAATCTGGAATGCAGAAGACAGATCTTACGTAACCACATTATTTGGTCATCAAAGTCATGTTTTATCTATTGATTGCTTAAGAAAAGAACGTCTGCTAACTGCCGCTCGTGATCGGACCATGCACTTATGGAAGGTAAAACGTTTAGGTCGATATGTACCTTGTAGCGACATATGGCCGCCACGCcacgctattcgctatagcggCCGCCATAAGCGCTATCGATAACTATGGTTGGGTGGGTCGGGCACGCATATTTGTAATGTGACCCGTATCACAGGTCATTGTTATTAAATGTAAATCTTTCAAAAAATGACAAGTCAGcagttttttaaatattttttaaaaaatgacCTGCCACCGCTCGACaagttgttttttatttttttactaaaacATTGTTACTAAATGTGATGTCATATGCAACTTTGAAATGACAAATAGGGCGTCACATTAGCAAATTTTGTTGGAAAAGACATATCGTCTGTTTATATTGCGTGCAATATGCGATTTTATGCAACCGTAGAATGTTTAAATACGCCAATAATATTTATATCTACCTTTGTTATGAGAACAGGTTCCTGAGGAGTCCCAGCTGGTCTTTCGTGCTCCGGCATCATCATTAGAGTGCTGCTGTTTTATTAATAACGATGAAATTTTATCGGGCTCAGATGACGGTAGTATTGAGCATTGGAGTGTATTGAGAAAGAAACCACTTCATATTATTAAAAACGCACACTCTTTATCAACTCCAAATACACTCGATGTTAAACAAAACCATGATTTATCAAATAATTGTAAAGGTAAtcaactaattttttttttggttttttttttctcagcATCTAgacctgtaaatgaaccgaacaaacacgaacacaggcatgttcgtgttcgttcattcaggggcggacctagaggTTACCAGGGGGTAacctccgctacggcttggctcggaaaaatttgacgtttttagtgtaaattttggaaaaatttgatgttttttcgatttcgttacggcttatttataaaacgttacggcttggcgtgaatcctagatccgccactgcgttcatttaactttaaccgaacacgaacacggtcatataatcgaacacaattttttgttcgtgttcgttcattaagaaatcgggcatgttcgtgttcgtttaaagcctacacgaacagttcacgaacataaacaaacataaaaaaattaactgtacatatttgaataaacataaattaacgTGATTGAAGAAACAAGTGTAATATATTACATTTCATGCGAAAACACATTTAAATAAGGGTTCATAGATATActaattaattatatttatataagtagttagaaaaccaaatatttatataaatataactatttatgtatttattaaaatttaaacgaacataaacgaacgtccacgaacataaatgaacgaacataaaagaatgttcacgaacataaatgaacgaacacaaggtgtgttcatgttcattcatttaagaaaacgaacaattttttttgttcgtgttcgttcgtttattaaataaacgaacataaacgaacttcccgccgaacaagttcatgaacgttcggttcgtttacaggcctatcAGCATCTATTAAGAACTTAAATTATTGTGGTCTTGATTAAAAATTGTTGAACTTTTATTTTTTCAGAGAGTTTGGATCATGTTCCTGAAACTGTAGGCCCGTCTGCTTGTTCATGGGTTAGTTCTGTTGCGGTTTGTAGAGGCAGCGATCTTGCAGCATCAGGAGCTGGCAATGGTGTTGTTCGTCTGTGGGAAATTGAAAAAGACGCTAAAGGGGTTCAACCGCTTTTTGAGCTGCCATTGGTAAGTATATGTTTCATATCTCAGATTTGTCAGATGGCCTAATAATCCcatctagaccttattggccacatggttttaaaaaacggttGAGGCGTGCGCCTCGTGGCGCGCCTCAaggcgaaacggccaaaaaacgattctgaggcgcgcctcaggggGTTTATACTGTTTGTGCGCCTCGgaggggctgaggcgctaaaAAGGCTGCGCCTCAGGGGTTTTAGAgatttgtttttgatgtttttgtgtcaatttcaagcaatttctgtcttttttatgtgtgtttttgattattttgatgaATTTGGTGATGGATTTAGTTAGTATTactatttttataagatatataatatttatatttattttttagttcCGCCTCgagcttacgcctcgtgaggcgaagtgaaaacgcctcgaaactcgtttccgtttttttaaaccttgattggccattaataatcccacctcagaatattccccccaccagtcccacctttcacctatttttcctacaatggtcccccattaaaaaaacttaacagagttaagcttttttccaaattacaaacagatttttcagggcttttgatcagaacgatgatacgagtccattgatgtaaaacttacttcgaaatggtgctccaagtgacttgattttggttaattggaaatttaaatacccgaattgaagcgccgttttcatcgtttggagcaccgtttcgaggcaagttttacatcaatggactcgtatcgtcgttctaatcaaaagccctaaaaaatctgtttgtaatttggaaaaaagcttaactccgttaagtttttttaacgggggaccattgtaggaaaaaataggtgaaaggtggtaCTGGTGGGGGGGAATATTctaaggtgggattattaatggccaataaggtctaggtgggattattacaggccaatttccctaaaAAAATTGCTGAAAGTCACCCATATAGTGTATACAATTAAAAAGCAGAACGATTGTTGGTGGGTCAACTTAAGTTTGCACGGCTTGTTTCAACACATACATGCTTTGACCCGTCATTTTTTGCTCGCTACTAATTGACTGTTATATTAGGTTGGATACGTAAATTCTTTGGCATTTGCGAAATCTGGGAAGTTTTTGGTTGCTGGAGTTGGCAAGGTGATTTTCAACATCCTTCTCTTTCAAACTTATTAACATCACATATTCCCAtgcttatatttttttttttataattaggAACACCGTTTAGGTCGATGGGGGTCTCTTCCGGCTGCTCGAAACGGTGTTGCAGTGCACCCTTTGCAGCTCTCATGATCCAGCTTGGAGGTGTTTATTTAAACTCTACTGAACAGCATCTAGAAGTTCAAAAAccccacttttttttttttttttttttttttttttttttttttttgcaaactgaCATCTACGAAGCAAACAGGAGAATGTTGAAGAAGAACAATAGAAGTATCAAGGGTGtggtccacctcttctcgtgCAGACGTGAGATAATCAAACACTCTTTTTATTACACTCCGCACACATTTGGTCCACCCCTTCTCGTGCAGACGTTTGCAGATGTGGTCTGCAGGACCTTTtgcatctgaaaaaacaaacaccacctaaggtttatttttattcatttattaAATCAACAAACATGAGCAATAACTTATTGCGTTTGGTTAAAGAATATGAACAAGTTTCTCGTTCAGTCGTATACGTTTTGTGAAAGTGTTAATTCATATGTTCAGTATTTAAGTATTTAACGATATATTTATACCTAAATGtgaagaaatgtctaggaagATGAATATTTATGTGTAGAAAGAATCACATGGATAGTCTATTTGCTAAGGCCAATTTACGGTTTTGTTTCCTAGGAGATTCAATACGTCTCCTCTTCACAACGATGAACCATATGAGTCTCCGCTTTCTTATTTTATCCAAGATACACGCTACCCCAAGTCTCTTTCAAAAAACTTCATTCCTTATCCGTCTATCCTTAGGTGCCCATGTATCCATCTTAGTGTTCCCATCTATGCTATATCCATCTtttgtacttgtatcttattaacgGCCTAATAAACAGTTCTATATAACATGACGGTTCTGACTACAACCCTGtggaatttttgtttttaatcttATGGGGAACCTCTAGTcactaaaaaaaacaaaataaaattttcATAAAACCCCATGAGCCCACCCCTCTTCTTTTTCATCCATCCATATGACCACTACGTTTAGTAAGTCATGTCTTATTCGACCAGTAGCCGACCCACCACAACAGATTCTAACACCATGCTTTCTAAATAGCAGAGATTAccaaaaaaatatcaaaacacaCTATCCATAATCTCTATTATAAAGGAATAACCAAAATCAAACTTAACGTCACAACCACAACAAACTTAATCAAGTATATGAAGTTGATTTCAACCTCAAACAAACAACTCTTCACGGGATTATCAAGTTTGAAGCTTGCAAATCCGTGCGTACAAttgacccattttcgttttacacatttttgggtgcaacatgttagCTTATTAAAATCACAACACTTAAACTTTATCTTTAtgcacaaacaatccaatacatgcatgcACTTTATCTTTATGGGGAACGTCTATCTAGGTTAGTTCGTTTTGTGAttgaacttgtcattaacttcgatTAAGCCtgcccttaacatgtatagcgctataggagtaacgcaccgcctgtGAACGTTGGGTTATGTTAAGAATCTTTTAGTTGCGTGAACTTTGGTTTGACTTGTTTATCACATGCTAGATTTACGCTAATTTTGAATAACTtagtttgccatgtggattcgtttaaacattttttatacttatgctatgtacTTAAAACTCGTGTACTCGCCAATGTTTTTTGTGTTGAACTATACTtttaacatgttgcaggttgatgatgatgatgatgattatgacgAAATTTAGTAGGGACGACCTTAGAAACATATATTGAATTACTAGATTAGTTTACTTTATTTTTGTTGAACTTTGTTGTATTGTCTTTCAATGTTGTACTTGATTTTCATGTTGCATTTGACAATtattgaaatgaaatgaaatcggttttgaATTAACATTGTCGCAAATAGTGTTATGTGTGacgagcaatctatttcgtctcactccgatgtttccctcatcggttggggtgtgacagcatgTGAGGGTAGTTAACCAAGAAAATAAACGGTGTTAGTGTAAAAGGTTGAATCCTGTTCAAAACATGAACGTAAAGGTTGTGTTTGGCCGATTTCAAAGTGAAAGGTATAAAGTGCAGTGTatgtataacataaaggttgatttgtgcAATTTTGTCTTATAGTTATATTATATTTAGGAgtaaaattacaaaaatcatcATTTATGTATGCTACTTATTGGAAACTGTGTCATTTGCCTTTAATAAGTACAATAAACGTACTCTATGTTTACAAACCCTTGCACGTTATGTCATTTGACCTTAACTCAGTTAAGTTTCATAGTTAAGTCTGACCAATTGGACCCCACATAGGGGTactttagtcattttaccttaaatgttaaaataaataattataaaaaataataaatacattaattatgtttaaaaaagATTATACATTtgtacatatatacacacataattCTCTCTCTGTATCTCAATTCTATCTTTCTCTATCTCTCTAACTTTCCTTCCACtcccaccgaccaccaccacaaccaccgtcaCCATCACCTACCTGCCACCACACCCCACCTGCAATTACCAAAACCACCATCTAACGGCTAAAGATAGAATTGAGATACGGAGAGAGAATTATGTGTGTATATATCTACAAATGTATAATcttttttaaacataattaatatatttattatttttatgactatttattttaatattaaaggtaaaatgactaaagtATCTTTATGTGGGGTCCAATTGGTCAGACTTAACTATGAAAATTAACTGAATTAGGGTCAAAGGACATAACGTACAAGAGTTTGTAAACATAGAATACGTTT
It encodes:
- the LOC110898947 gene encoding U3 snoRNP-associated protein-like YAOH; protein product: MMMMNRKNNKLLTLKRQKIKRRSFELEEKETVAEKRKRLCDEFRENTRVALRREEEGDEFDEDSPLARRLQAQQLEDSGRRCRYIASRVQNPKTRQGGGGGFELVVKHRQSVTVAVLSEDDSIVFSASKDGSIRQSHLDHDHGGKTEETCYAQQGRAHVLALAVSSDGRYLASAGFDRDIHLWDTRTRQHIQAFSGHKGPISCLTFRQGTSELFSGSYDRTIKIWNAEDRSYVTTLFGHQSHVLSIDCLRKERLLTAARDRTMHLWKVPEESQLVFRAPASSLECCCFINNDEILSGSDDGSIEHWSVLRKKPLHIIKNAHSLSTPNTLDVKQNHDLSNNCKESLDHVPETVGPSACSWVSSVAVCRGSDLAASGAGNGVVRLWEIEKDAKGVQPLFELPLVGYVNSLAFAKSGKFLVAGVGKEHRLGRWGSLPAARNGVAVHPLQLS